One segment of Patulibacter sp. SYSU D01012 DNA contains the following:
- a CDS encoding NUDIX hydrolase, whose protein sequence is MFPREVHAAGGVIVRDGTVAVVHRPYRQDWSLPKGKLDPGETFEDAALREIREETGLQVTLGDELTEVRYRDHKDRPKLVRYWLMTVAGGAFAANDEVDELRWLAPDDAVALLTYPADHGLVREAAARTGIA, encoded by the coding sequence ATGTTCCCGCGCGAGGTCCACGCCGCCGGCGGCGTCATCGTCCGCGACGGCACCGTCGCCGTCGTCCACCGCCCGTACCGCCAGGACTGGTCGCTGCCGAAGGGCAAGCTCGACCCGGGGGAGACGTTCGAGGACGCCGCCCTGCGCGAGATCCGCGAGGAGACCGGTCTGCAGGTCACCCTGGGCGACGAGCTCACCGAGGTCCGCTACCGCGACCACAAGGACCGGCCGAAGCTCGTCCGCTACTGGCTGATGACCGTCGCCGGCGGCGCGTTCGCCGCCAACGACGAGGTCGACGAGCTGCGCTGGCTGGCCCCCGACGACGCGGTCGCGCTGCTGACCTATCCGGCGGACCACGGCCTGGTGCGCGAGGCGGCCGCGCGCACGGGGATCGCGTAG
- a CDS encoding CpsB/CapC family capsule biosynthesis tyrosine phosphatase produces the protein MIDLHCHILPGVDDGPDDLEGSLAMAREHVARGVRTVVATPHVSWDYRTTADEIAHAVDALGDALREEGIPLTVLPGAEVALTRAVDLTREELAALTLAGGRWLLLEAPIAVDAPGLEGMIGMVQGRGVRVLLAHPERCAGFHGDPELLGRLVRGGCLGQVTASALTGAFGRTVEAAARRYVELGWVHVASSDSHDAVGRAPGLDGPVVAAGYEALAGWLTDAVPTALLAGDPPPERPAFTARRAKRRFGFRR, from the coding sequence GTGATCGACCTGCACTGCCACATCCTCCCGGGCGTCGACGACGGCCCGGACGACCTGGAGGGCAGCCTGGCCATGGCGCGGGAGCACGTGGCGCGCGGCGTGCGAACCGTCGTGGCGACGCCCCACGTCTCCTGGGACTACCGCACCACCGCCGACGAGATCGCGCACGCCGTCGACGCGCTCGGGGACGCGCTGAGGGAGGAGGGCATCCCGCTGACCGTGCTGCCCGGCGCCGAGGTGGCCCTCACGCGCGCGGTCGACCTGACCCGCGAGGAGCTGGCCGCGCTGACCCTGGCGGGCGGCCGCTGGCTGCTGCTCGAGGCGCCGATCGCGGTCGACGCTCCCGGCCTGGAGGGGATGATCGGGATGGTCCAGGGGCGCGGCGTCCGCGTGCTGCTCGCGCACCCCGAGCGCTGCGCCGGGTTCCACGGCGACCCCGAGCTGCTCGGGCGCCTGGTGCGCGGCGGCTGCCTGGGGCAGGTGACCGCGTCGGCGCTGACCGGCGCGTTCGGGCGGACGGTCGAGGCCGCGGCGCGGCGCTACGTCGAGCTGGGGTGGGTGCACGTGGCCAGCTCGGACAGCCACGACGCCGTCGGCCGCGCGCCGGGCCTGGACGGGCCGGTGGTCGCGGCGGGCTACGAGGCGCTCGCCGGCTGGCTGACCGACGCGGTGCCGACGGCGCTGCTCGCCGGGGACCCGCCGCCGGAGCGCCCGGCGTTCACGGCGCGCCGCGCGAAGCGCCGCTTCGGCTTCCGGCGCTGA
- a CDS encoding antibiotic biosynthesis monooxygenase, whose protein sequence is MAVVKINAIEVDPARGPELEERFAKRASEVEKMPGFLGFELLRPTENETRYFVYTRWESEEAFQAWVKSEAFQRGHAHASADRGAAKPVAHGSSVLGFDVVISVDAAASATTA, encoded by the coding sequence ATGGCTGTCGTGAAGATCAACGCGATCGAGGTCGACCCCGCTCGCGGTCCCGAGCTGGAGGAGCGCTTCGCCAAGCGCGCGTCCGAGGTCGAGAAGATGCCGGGCTTCCTCGGCTTCGAGCTGCTTCGGCCCACCGAGAACGAGACGCGGTACTTCGTCTACACCCGTTGGGAGAGCGAGGAGGCCTTCCAGGCGTGGGTGAAGAGCGAGGCCTTCCAGCGCGGCCACGCGCACGCCTCGGCCGATCGCGGCGCCGCGAAGCCGGTCGCCCACGGGTCCAGCGTGCTCGGCTTCGACGTGGTCATCTCGGTCGACGCCGCCGCGTCGGCCACCACGGCCTGA
- a CDS encoding GatB/YqeY domain-containing protein — protein MSITQQVQADITSAMKAGDKQRVAALRLVLSELQKDEKEGKGDAVAVLRRERKRREESAATYEENGRPELAGPERYEAELLASYLPAELSDDELAGLVRDAIAQTGASSPKDLGRVMPVVLAAAGGRADGGRVSALVREALA, from the coding sequence ATGTCCATCACGCAGCAGGTCCAGGCCGACATCACGTCCGCCATGAAGGCCGGCGACAAGCAGCGCGTCGCCGCCCTGCGCCTCGTCCTCTCCGAGCTGCAGAAGGACGAGAAGGAGGGCAAGGGCGATGCCGTCGCCGTCCTCCGCCGCGAGCGCAAGCGCCGCGAGGAGTCCGCGGCCACGTACGAGGAGAACGGCCGCCCCGAGCTGGCCGGGCCCGAGCGCTACGAGGCGGAGCTGCTGGCGTCGTACCTGCCCGCCGAGCTCTCCGACGACGAGCTCGCCGGCCTGGTCCGCGACGCCATCGCCCAGACCGGCGCGTCGTCGCCGAAGGACCTGGGCCGCGTGATGCCCGTCGTGCTCGCCGCCGCCGGCGGCCGCGCCGACGGGGGGCGCGTGTCCGCCCTCGTCCGGGAGGCGCTCGCCTGA
- a CDS encoding diguanylate cyclase: protein MAFIPSPSARLRRQADADHGDGRWGRAEFLSGVDRHAARGESGVLVVIDLDRDDALPGCGSGVPPRLGLIVERALRGHVRAADVVARLDASRFAVLRTQVAGEEATGVARAVVHAVESALIGKEEGLGMRVTAGLSAVGRRDEPAHARLAAVTTAMLRAKLLSDERVVVAVDARPAPIPG from the coding sequence ATGGCCTTCATTCCCTCACCCTCCGCGCGCCTGCGCCGCCAGGCCGACGCCGATCACGGCGACGGCCGGTGGGGCCGCGCCGAGTTCCTCTCCGGCGTCGACCGCCACGCCGCGCGTGGCGAGTCCGGCGTGCTCGTGGTGATCGACCTCGACCGCGACGACGCGCTGCCGGGCTGCGGCTCCGGCGTGCCGCCGCGTCTGGGCCTGATCGTGGAGCGCGCCCTGCGCGGGCACGTCCGGGCCGCGGACGTCGTCGCCCGTCTCGACGCCAGCCGCTTCGCCGTCCTGCGCACGCAGGTGGCCGGCGAGGAGGCGACGGGCGTCGCGCGCGCCGTCGTCCACGCCGTCGAGAGCGCCCTCATCGGCAAGGAGGAGGGCCTGGGCATGCGCGTCACCGCCGGCCTCTCCGCCGTCGGCCGGCGCGACGAGCCCGCCCACGCCCGCCTGGCCGCGGTCACGACCGCGATGCTGCGGGCGAAGCTGCTGAGCGACGAGCGCGTCGTCGTCGCCGTCGACGCCCGCCCGGCGCCGATACCGGGCTGA
- a CDS encoding flavin reductase family protein — MSTSPARTAPHGDPDHFRHVLSHVPTSVVVVTAQAPDGPAGMAVGSFTSISLEPQLVGFYPARTSSTWPRIRDAGRFCVNVLAQGQDELARRFARRGADRFADLPTTAAPYSGAPVLDGIVAWIDCELEREIELGDHTLVVGQVIDLGVTRSDHPMVFSRGAYPGLN, encoded by the coding sequence ATGAGCACGAGCCCCGCACGCACCGCCCCCCACGGCGATCCGGACCACTTCCGGCACGTCCTCTCGCACGTCCCGACGAGCGTCGTGGTCGTCACCGCGCAGGCCCCCGACGGCCCCGCCGGCATGGCTGTCGGCTCGTTCACGTCGATCTCGCTCGAGCCGCAGCTCGTCGGCTTCTACCCGGCGCGCACGTCGTCGACGTGGCCGCGCATCCGCGACGCCGGCCGATTCTGCGTGAACGTCTTGGCGCAGGGTCAGGACGAGCTGGCGCGGCGCTTCGCGCGGCGGGGCGCTGACCGCTTCGCCGACCTGCCGACGACGGCCGCTCCCTATTCCGGCGCCCCCGTCCTCGATGGCATCGTCGCCTGGATCGACTGCGAGCTGGAGCGCGAGATCGAGCTCGGCGACCACACGCTCGTGGTGGGCCAGGTCATCGACCTGGGCGTCACCCGCAGCGATCACCCGATGGTCTTCAGCCGCGGCGCCTACCCCGGCCTGAACTGA
- a CDS encoding PAS domain S-box protein, with amino-acid sequence MTETSSAPPSPEHPLPRVLPRRVPNPDPTLDGSAALLFDHAPVGMSVRDADGYLLYANPALARALGLGRTELERLHVVEITHPDDIAEDTALFTRLRAGEIPRYSIVKRCVTGTGATIPVLLTVAPWTAASDGRPRFLAVLQSLSHLRGFRGADSLGFVDEAAWPWEAPAFHEALHRQLLRSQGRGERAAIIVVDLDPREGAGEPPLAQGANLSAAVRAAVSATDVVARLDESRFAIIRPHVDLAGAEADAAALVQALQVASDATPGRVPLAITAGIAPLTAAWVSPQALLAYVSMKMLQAKRQTDANVVVDVGVPDVAA; translated from the coding sequence ATGACCGAGACGTCCTCCGCCCCGCCGAGCCCCGAGCACCCGCTGCCGCGCGTCCTGCCGCGCCGGGTGCCCAACCCGGACCCCACGCTCGACGGGTCCGCGGCGCTGCTGTTCGACCACGCGCCCGTCGGGATGTCGGTCCGGGATGCGGACGGCTACCTGCTGTACGCGAACCCGGCGCTCGCGCGGGCGCTCGGCCTGGGCCGGACCGAGCTCGAGCGGCTGCACGTCGTCGAGATCACCCATCCCGACGACATCGCCGAGGACACCGCGCTGTTCACCCGGCTGCGCGCGGGCGAGATCCCGCGCTACTCGATCGTCAAGCGCTGCGTCACCGGCACCGGGGCGACCATCCCGGTGCTGCTGACCGTCGCGCCGTGGACGGCGGCCTCGGACGGCCGTCCGCGCTTCCTGGCGGTGCTCCAGAGCCTGTCGCACCTGCGGGGCTTCCGCGGCGCGGACAGCCTGGGCTTCGTCGACGAGGCCGCGTGGCCGTGGGAGGCGCCGGCGTTCCACGAGGCGCTGCACCGGCAGCTGCTGCGCTCGCAGGGGCGCGGCGAGCGGGCGGCGATCATCGTCGTCGACCTCGACCCCCGCGAGGGCGCGGGCGAGCCGCCGCTGGCGCAGGGCGCCAACCTGAGCGCCGCGGTCCGCGCGGCGGTGTCGGCGACGGACGTGGTGGCGCGTCTGGACGAGAGCCGGTTCGCGATCATCCGCCCGCACGTCGACCTGGCGGGGGCGGAGGCCGACGCCGCGGCGCTCGTGCAGGCGCTGCAGGTCGCGTCGGACGCGACCCCCGGCCGCGTGCCGCTGGCGATCACGGCGGGCATCGCGCCGCTCACGGCGGCGTGGGTGTCGCCGCAGGCGCTGCTGGCGTACGTGTCCATGAAGATGCTGCAGGCCAAGCGGCAGACCGACGCCAACGTCGTCGTCGACGTCGGCGTCCCGGACGTCGCGGCGTAG
- a CDS encoding acyl-CoA desaturase, whose protein sequence is MSQDMLDAFGREMEAIRKKHVDDLGERDATYIRKIIAAQRRLEIAGRVMLELGFIPPLWLGGVAALSVSKILDNMEIGHNVMHGQYDWMQDEELNGRTFEWDTACPADQWRHSHNYMHHTHTNIVGKDRDVGYGILRMSADQPWEPYFLGNPVYATLLALLFEYGVALHDLETEGLRDGTWDLRERLPMLRAIWGKVKGQVKKDYLLFPALAGPFFPVVLAGNVTANVVRNLWTFSIIFCGHFPDGVEEFTEEETAGETRGGWYVRQLLGSANLTGGPLFHIMSGNLSFQIEHHLFPDIPAHRYAEISVEVREACERYGLDYHEGPLPHQLFTVFRKIATLAVPTEDELDEYLESPRTSRLGRIVVGAVRGAVAGGLKAARAAGV, encoded by the coding sequence ATGAGCCAGGACATGCTCGACGCGTTCGGGCGCGAGATGGAGGCCATCCGCAAGAAGCACGTCGACGACCTCGGCGAGCGGGACGCGACCTACATCCGCAAGATCATCGCGGCGCAGCGCCGGCTGGAGATCGCGGGCCGAGTCATGCTCGAGCTGGGGTTCATCCCGCCGCTGTGGCTCGGCGGCGTCGCGGCCCTCTCCGTGTCGAAGATCCTCGACAACATGGAGATCGGCCACAACGTCATGCACGGCCAGTACGACTGGATGCAGGACGAGGAGCTCAACGGCCGCACCTTCGAGTGGGACACCGCCTGCCCGGCGGACCAGTGGCGCCACAGCCACAACTACATGCACCACACCCACACGAACATCGTGGGCAAGGACCGCGACGTCGGCTACGGCATCCTGCGGATGAGCGCCGACCAGCCGTGGGAGCCCTACTTCCTGGGCAACCCGGTCTACGCGACGCTGCTGGCGCTCCTGTTCGAGTACGGCGTGGCGCTGCACGACCTGGAGACCGAGGGGCTGCGCGACGGCACCTGGGACCTGCGCGAGCGGCTGCCGATGCTGCGCGCGATCTGGGGCAAGGTCAAGGGCCAGGTCAAGAAGGACTACCTGCTCTTCCCGGCGCTGGCCGGCCCGTTCTTCCCCGTGGTGCTCGCCGGCAACGTCACGGCGAACGTCGTCCGCAACCTGTGGACGTTCTCCATCATCTTCTGCGGCCACTTCCCCGACGGCGTCGAGGAGTTCACCGAGGAGGAGACCGCCGGCGAGACCCGCGGCGGCTGGTACGTGCGCCAGCTGCTGGGCTCGGCCAACCTGACCGGCGGCCCGCTCTTCCACATCATGTCGGGCAACCTGAGCTTCCAGATCGAGCACCACCTGTTCCCCGACATCCCCGCGCACCGCTACGCCGAGATCTCGGTCGAGGTGCGCGAGGCCTGCGAGCGCTACGGGCTGGACTACCACGAGGGCCCGCTCCCCCACCAGCTGTTCACGGTCTTCCGCAAGATCGCCACGCTCGCCGTGCCGACCGAGGACGAGCTGGACGAGTACCTGGAGAGCCCGCGCACGAGCCGCCTGGGCCGCATCGTCGTCGGGGCCGTCCGCGGCGCCGTCGCCGGCGGCCTGAAGGCCGCCCGGGCGGCGGGCGTCTGA
- a CDS encoding Gfo/Idh/MocA family oxidoreductase: MSDEPLGIALLGAAFMGRAHAHAFRTAATMLPGSPSTRLELLVGRDAARADEAAGQLGFARGVGDWRAAVEDPAIAIFDDVGPNDLHAAPTIAAARAGKHVICEKPLGRTADEALETWRAAHEAGVVHLCAFNYRFVPAIRHARDLIAAGTIGAVRHVDARYLQDWLVDPQAPTTWRLRRASAGSGALGDLGSHLIDLCRYLVGEIDAVAAQTRTFTPERPGGPVDVDDAVSATLSFAGGASGTLTASRVAPGRRNALGLEIHGSEGSITFALERMNELGLYLPGGPPGTDGFRTVLMTDPEHPFAPAWWPPGHLLAWEHTFVHELDHLLRAVRDGRSVRPHGADFEDGYRAAEVCDAILRAAASGRTEPVAYRTVA, translated from the coding sequence GTGAGCGACGAGCCGCTCGGGATCGCCCTGCTGGGCGCGGCCTTCATGGGCCGCGCCCACGCGCACGCGTTCCGGACCGCGGCGACGATGCTCCCGGGCTCGCCGTCCACCCGGCTCGAGCTGCTCGTCGGCCGCGACGCCGCGCGGGCCGACGAGGCCGCGGGCCAGCTCGGCTTCGCCCGCGGCGTCGGCGACTGGCGCGCCGCGGTCGAGGATCCGGCGATCGCGATCTTCGACGACGTCGGGCCCAACGACCTGCACGCCGCGCCGACGATCGCGGCCGCGCGGGCCGGCAAGCACGTGATCTGCGAGAAGCCGCTCGGCCGCACGGCCGACGAGGCGCTCGAGACCTGGCGGGCGGCGCACGAGGCCGGCGTCGTGCACCTGTGCGCGTTCAACTACCGCTTCGTGCCCGCCATCCGCCACGCGCGCGACCTGATCGCCGCCGGCACGATCGGCGCGGTCCGCCACGTGGACGCGCGGTACCTGCAGGACTGGCTCGTCGACCCGCAGGCGCCGACGACGTGGCGCCTGCGGAGGGCGTCCGCCGGCTCGGGCGCCCTCGGCGACCTGGGCTCGCACCTGATCGACCTGTGCCGCTACCTCGTCGGCGAGATCGACGCGGTCGCCGCGCAGACGCGGACGTTCACGCCGGAGCGCCCCGGCGGGCCGGTCGACGTCGACGACGCGGTCTCGGCGACGCTGTCGTTCGCCGGCGGCGCCAGCGGCACGCTCACGGCCTCGCGGGTGGCGCCGGGGCGACGCAACGCGCTCGGCCTCGAGATCCACGGCAGCGAGGGGTCCATCACCTTCGCGCTCGAGCGGATGAACGAGCTGGGCCTGTACCTGCCGGGCGGACCGCCCGGCACGGACGGCTTCCGCACGGTCCTGATGACCGACCCCGAGCACCCCTTCGCGCCCGCGTGGTGGCCGCCCGGCCACCTGCTCGCCTGGGAGCACACCTTCGTCCACGAGCTCGACCACCTGCTGCGCGCCGTCCGGGACGGGCGGAGCGTCCGGCCCCACGGCGCCGACTTCGAGGACGGCTACCGGGCGGCCGAGGTGTGCGACGCGATCCTGCGCGCCGCGGCGTCCGGGCGGACCGAGCCGGTGGCGTACCGGACCGTCGCGTAG
- a CDS encoding cupin, giving the protein MASSTDTKLGLDPSLPKRIEKPWGHEVWFAHTERYAGKIITVKAGHRLSLQYHDAKDETSHLVSGRMRLWQGPSRDELVETVIEPGATWRNTAGTVHTVEAIEDATFFEVSTPELDDVVRLEDQYGREGTSQP; this is encoded by the coding sequence ATGGCCTCTTCCACCGACACCAAGCTCGGGCTCGACCCGTCGCTGCCCAAGCGCATCGAGAAGCCGTGGGGCCACGAGGTGTGGTTCGCCCACACCGAGCGCTACGCGGGCAAGATCATCACGGTCAAGGCGGGGCACCGCCTGTCGCTGCAGTACCACGACGCCAAGGACGAGACGTCGCACCTGGTGTCGGGTCGCATGCGGCTGTGGCAGGGGCCCAGCCGCGACGAGCTCGTCGAGACGGTCATCGAGCCCGGGGCGACGTGGCGGAACACCGCCGGCACGGTGCACACGGTGGAGGCGATCGAGGACGCCACGTTCTTCGAGGTCTCGACGCCCGAGCTGGACGACGTCGTGCGCCTGGAGGACCAGTACGGCCGCGAGGGCACCTCGCAGCCGTAA
- a CDS encoding TetR family transcriptional regulator, translated as MDTASDLPAPDADATPLTRQERKARTRQALLGAALKHLEHRSFGAISLREVTKEAGVTPTAFYRHFESMEELGLVLVDESFAELRVMLRGGRAEVFGRPGADIRVSADILIRHVEQHLPLYRFIARERSGGVASLRAAIRREINAFSNELVEDLRGYPILQDLDTPALDMIASLMVSVMVATVERLLDAPPGSEDEIRRRTEDQMRLIVLGAIQWDRA; from the coding sequence ATGGACACCGCCAGCGACCTACCGGCTCCCGACGCCGACGCCACCCCGCTGACCCGGCAGGAGCGCAAGGCGCGCACGCGTCAGGCGCTTCTCGGTGCCGCGCTGAAGCACCTCGAGCACCGCAGCTTCGGCGCGATCAGCCTGCGCGAGGTCACGAAGGAAGCGGGCGTCACGCCGACCGCGTTCTACCGGCACTTCGAGAGCATGGAGGAGCTCGGCCTCGTCCTCGTCGACGAGTCGTTCGCCGAGCTGCGGGTCATGCTTCGCGGCGGCCGGGCCGAGGTCTTCGGCCGGCCGGGCGCCGACATCCGCGTCTCCGCCGACATCCTGATCCGCCACGTCGAGCAGCACCTGCCGCTCTACCGGTTCATCGCCCGCGAGCGCTCGGGCGGCGTGGCCAGCCTGCGCGCAGCCATCCGCCGCGAGATCAACGCCTTCTCGAACGAGCTCGTCGAGGATCTGCGCGGCTATCCGATCCTCCAGGATCTCGACACCCCGGCGCTGGACATGATCGCCAGCCTGATGGTCTCCGTCATGGTCGCGACCGTCGAGCGTCTCCTCGACGCCCCGCCCGGCTCCGAGGACGAGATCCGCCGTCGCACCGAGGACCAGATGCGCCTCATCGTCCTGGGCGCGATCCAGTGGGACCGGGCCTGA
- a CDS encoding LysR family transcriptional regulator: protein MLDAKQVTTVLEVADEQNMRAVARRLGVHPSTVTRRVQRAEALLGVRLFRRTRRFVSATPQGEAVFSVLRALRDAHRAAGRRAREVADGGAGTVRVAVVGDVTATVRALVDELRRTRPGWTVALRRTSWPAAYLDVEHHRLDVAIGAGACRRGARPPGTPRTEGGRGHVRRIAPNRTDEHAVMIRGTWRGAHASAARNVVERLVREARWQVSPPRSLEAHIAAYLARPVDEDDEWIDHRDAGAEAFALGGGRSPTAAGAT, encoded by the coding sequence ATGCTCGACGCGAAACAGGTGACCACGGTGCTCGAGGTCGCGGACGAGCAGAACATGCGCGCGGTGGCCCGGCGGCTCGGCGTCCACCCGTCGACGGTGACCCGGCGAGTGCAGCGGGCCGAGGCGCTCCTGGGGGTGCGGCTCTTCCGGCGCACGCGACGGTTCGTGTCGGCGACGCCCCAGGGCGAGGCGGTGTTCAGCGTGCTGCGTGCGCTGCGCGACGCGCACCGGGCGGCCGGGCGCCGCGCGCGTGAGGTGGCCGACGGAGGGGCCGGGACCGTCCGGGTCGCCGTCGTCGGCGACGTGACCGCGACCGTGCGGGCGCTGGTGGACGAGCTGCGGCGGACACGGCCGGGGTGGACCGTCGCCCTGCGCCGCACGAGCTGGCCGGCGGCGTACCTGGACGTCGAGCATCACCGGCTCGACGTGGCCATCGGCGCGGGCGCGTGCCGGCGGGGCGCACGGCCGCCCGGGACGCCACGCACCGAGGGCGGGCGGGGCCACGTCCGGCGCATCGCCCCGAACCGCACCGACGAGCACGCCGTCATGATCCGCGGCACGTGGCGCGGGGCGCACGCCTCCGCTGCGCGGAACGTCGTCGAGCGGCTGGTGCGCGAGGCTCGGTGGCAGGTATCGCCTCCGCGCTCGCTGGAGGCTCACATCGCCGCCTACCTGGCCCGTCCGGTCGATGAGGACGACGAGTGGATCGACCACCGCGATGCTGGCGCGGAGGCGTTCGCGCTGGGCGGCGGACGCAGTCCGACGGCGGCGGGCGCGACGTGA
- a CDS encoding ferredoxin reductase, whose translation MSTPIATPSTGRLAERLLGSRVADALAGPHDVDHYLELLRPDWAVRKIRAEIVDVRHQTPDSVTLTLRPTVTWPGFRAGQHVELAVDVDGRRHRRSYSPSGSADVRTRTVELTVRTHPEGVVSRHLKAHARPGMVVGLSRPQGEDFVLPDVRPRRIALISGGSGITPVLSMLRTLTDEGHTGEITFLHYARSPEDLLYAGDLHRIAERHPNVTLLRCYTRSGDGELTGRLGEEHLRRALPVDEDAAAFVCGPGALVEAVRTAWRELDLRTPLKFEHFAPPELPELDPDQLGAVTFARAGTTVDATGDTLLEQAEAAGLSPKHGCRMGICMTCACRLEHGRVRNTLDGEIHGAPGDEIRICVSAPVGDVTVDV comes from the coding sequence ATGTCGACCCCCATCGCCACCCCGTCCACCGGCCGCCTGGCCGAGCGCCTGCTCGGCAGCCGCGTCGCCGACGCGCTCGCCGGCCCCCACGACGTCGACCACTACCTGGAGCTGCTGCGGCCCGACTGGGCCGTGCGGAAGATCCGGGCCGAGATCGTCGACGTGCGCCACCAGACGCCGGACAGCGTGACGCTGACGCTGCGTCCCACGGTCACCTGGCCCGGGTTCCGCGCCGGGCAGCACGTCGAGCTGGCCGTCGACGTCGACGGGCGACGGCATCGCCGCTCGTACTCGCCGTCCGGCTCGGCCGACGTGCGCACGCGCACCGTCGAGCTGACGGTGCGCACCCACCCTGAGGGCGTCGTGTCGCGCCACCTGAAGGCCCACGCCCGCCCGGGCATGGTCGTCGGGCTGTCGCGGCCGCAGGGCGAGGACTTCGTGCTGCCGGACGTCCGGCCGCGCCGCATCGCCCTGATCAGCGGCGGCAGCGGCATCACGCCCGTCCTCTCGATGCTGCGCACGCTCACGGACGAGGGGCACACGGGCGAGATCACGTTCCTGCACTACGCCCGCTCGCCCGAGGACCTGCTGTACGCCGGCGACCTGCACCGCATCGCCGAGCGGCACCCGAACGTGACGCTGCTGCGGTGCTACACCCGCAGCGGCGACGGCGAGCTGACCGGGCGGCTGGGCGAGGAGCACCTGCGCCGCGCCCTGCCCGTCGACGAGGACGCCGCCGCCTTCGTCTGCGGGCCTGGCGCCCTCGTCGAGGCCGTGCGCACCGCCTGGCGCGAGCTGGACCTGCGCACGCCGCTGAAGTTCGAGCACTTCGCCCCGCCCGAGCTGCCCGAGCTCGACCCCGACCAGCTCGGCGCGGTCACGTTCGCGCGCGCCGGCACCACCGTCGACGCGACCGGAGACACGCTGCTCGAGCAGGCCGAGGCCGCCGGCCTGTCCCCCAAGCACGGCTGCCGCATGGGCATCTGCATGACCTGCGCCTGCCGCCTGGAGCACGGCCGCGTGCGCAACACCCTCGACGGCGAGATCCACGGCGCGCCCGGCGACGAGATCCGCATCTGCGTCTCGGCCCCCGTCGGCGACGTGACCGTCGACGTCTGA